The following are from one region of the Penaeus chinensis breed Huanghai No. 1 chromosome 5, ASM1920278v2, whole genome shotgun sequence genome:
- the LOC125025832 gene encoding ankyrin repeat domain-containing protein 40-like isoform X1: MEAQKQNEEKLREACCYGDNEAVIALVTRGANINSKHEINGWTGLHWAAKRGNLETVRWLLANGADPKMTNNQSQTPAQLATNPHILQLLGTDSASPEGTTSSSESLPITPSYMAHPPPINQTGRSTNSPPSKPLTNGITEVNGYPGSGSLPPNSNPSTSSCVPRPGMNPPQAQDLTHSKPKELVLKVRVANTDDPDFIEIDFPLTHMNFSQLLTVCCKELAVNPQMVERIRKLPNTRLRNDKDVRRLENFTELELVIKGQSRPALTRSDSQSTSKNSYQSISSFKNQTILY, encoded by the exons ATGGAGGCCCAGAAACAGAATGAGGAGAAGCTACGGGAAGCCTGCTGCTACGGAGACAACGAAGCCGTCATTGCTCTGGTTACTAGAGGTGCCAACATCAACAGTAAACACGAGATAAATGGCTG GACTGGACTACACTGGGCAGCGAAGCGAGGGAACTTGGAAACCGTGAGGTGGCTGCTTGCTAATGGGGCCGATCCAAAGATGACCAACAACCAGTCTCAAACCCCTGCTCAGCTGGCGACTAATCCACACATACTGCAGTTATTAG GTACCGACAGCGCGAGCCCAGAAGGAACAACCTCCAGTTCCGAGTCCCTCCCAATCACACCCAGTTACATGGCACACCCCCCCCCAATCAACCAGACAGGTCGCAGCACAAACAGCCCGCCCTCGAAGCCGCTGACCAACGGGATAACGGAGGTGAACGGGTATCCTGGCTCGGGCAGCCTTCCTCCCAACAGCAACCCATCCACGTCCAGCTGTGTTCCTCGCCCAGGGATGAACCCCCCACAGGCACAGGACTTAACCCATAGTAAGCCTAAAG agCTGGTGTTGAAGGTTCGCGTGGCCAACACCGACGACCCCGACTTCATCGAGATAGACTTCCCCCTCACGCACATGAACTTCAGCCAACTCCTCACCGTGTGCTGTAAAGAGTTGGCTGTCAATCCTCAGATGGTGGAGAGAATAAG GAAACTACCCAACACCCGCCTTCGAAACGACAAGGACGTGAGGCGCCTGGAAAACTTCACCGAACTAGAGCTTGTCATTAAAGGGCAGAGCAGACCAGCCTTAACACGATCGGACTCCCAGTCAACGTCTAAAAATAGCTACCAGTCCATTTCTTCCTTTAAAAACCAGACCATTTTGTACTGA
- the LOC125025832 gene encoding ankyrin repeat domain-containing protein 40-like isoform X2: MEAQKQNEEKLREACCYGDNEAVIALVTRGANINSKHEINGWTGLHWAAKRGNLETVRWLLANGADPKMTNNQSQTPAQLATNPHILQLLGTDSASPEGTTSSSESLPITPSYMAHPPPINQTGRSTNSPPSKPLTNGITEVNGYPGSGSLPPNSNPSTSSCVPRPGMNPPQAQDLTHKLVLKVRVANTDDPDFIEIDFPLTHMNFSQLLTVCCKELAVNPQMVERIRKLPNTRLRNDKDVRRLENFTELELVIKGQSRPALTRSDSQSTSKNSYQSISSFKNQTILY, translated from the exons ATGGAGGCCCAGAAACAGAATGAGGAGAAGCTACGGGAAGCCTGCTGCTACGGAGACAACGAAGCCGTCATTGCTCTGGTTACTAGAGGTGCCAACATCAACAGTAAACACGAGATAAATGGCTG GACTGGACTACACTGGGCAGCGAAGCGAGGGAACTTGGAAACCGTGAGGTGGCTGCTTGCTAATGGGGCCGATCCAAAGATGACCAACAACCAGTCTCAAACCCCTGCTCAGCTGGCGACTAATCCACACATACTGCAGTTATTAG GTACCGACAGCGCGAGCCCAGAAGGAACAACCTCCAGTTCCGAGTCCCTCCCAATCACACCCAGTTACATGGCACACCCCCCCCCAATCAACCAGACAGGTCGCAGCACAAACAGCCCGCCCTCGAAGCCGCTGACCAACGGGATAACGGAGGTGAACGGGTATCCTGGCTCGGGCAGCCTTCCTCCCAACAGCAACCCATCCACGTCCAGCTGTGTTCCTCGCCCAGGGATGAACCCCCCACAGGCACAGGACTTAACCCATA agCTGGTGTTGAAGGTTCGCGTGGCCAACACCGACGACCCCGACTTCATCGAGATAGACTTCCCCCTCACGCACATGAACTTCAGCCAACTCCTCACCGTGTGCTGTAAAGAGTTGGCTGTCAATCCTCAGATGGTGGAGAGAATAAG GAAACTACCCAACACCCGCCTTCGAAACGACAAGGACGTGAGGCGCCTGGAAAACTTCACCGAACTAGAGCTTGTCATTAAAGGGCAGAGCAGACCAGCCTTAACACGATCGGACTCCCAGTCAACGTCTAAAAATAGCTACCAGTCCATTTCTTCCTTTAAAAACCAGACCATTTTGTACTGA